The Okeanomitos corallinicola TIOX110 genome includes the window AAGCTCAAACCTTTAATCTGTGGTTGCGGCTTTTAGTTGTAACACATTTGTTTGTGAGTTTGTAACACTTTTGCCAACAGTAACCGCCAGTGCCGATAGCGTAGCGTGGCGTAAGCCATAGGTATTGAGCCGAGATACGAGTAAAAACCTGCAAGATGGTCTGGAAACGCTTGCTGTGCATGAATTTCAAGAATTCCTACCCCCATCCTTATAAGGTCTCCCACACAGAGGACAAAACTTATACCTCAACGACACCACCAACTCACCACAATTGGCACAACTAGCCCGCAAAGGTGTACCGCATAGATAACAAAACCTAGCCCTAAGTTCACTCCACATCGAATCCACAGAACCACCAGGATTCCAACATTGAGGACAAAACTTAACCCCTTGAACCGCAGAAACTTCCTCCCCCTTAATCACAGCATCCAAATACTCTTGGGGTACACCCAGAGCCACCGCTAACCCACCAAGAGTGCGGCGATTAATCGAAAGCGTCAAACCCCGCTCAATCTTACCCACAGA containing:
- a CDS encoding zinc ribbon domain-containing protein, which produces MDTFKTPRPGESLAAYVLRLRKALGLTQFDLANAAGIHSRSVGKIERGLTLSINRRTLGGLAVALGVPQEYLDAVIKGEEVSAVQGVKFCPQCWNPGGSVDSMWSELRARFCYLCGTPLRASCANCGELVVSLRYKFCPLCGRPYKDGGRNS